Proteins encoded in a region of the Misgurnus anguillicaudatus chromosome 9, ASM2758022v2, whole genome shotgun sequence genome:
- the acsl6 gene encoding long-chain-fatty-acid--CoA ligase 6 isoform X2 yields the protein MEKMQSQDSLLGLQLPELDELSHFIRSLPTSALVGLGAITAVLAYWFTTRPRAITPPCDLRHQSQEVEEDGARRSMMGSSSTLLPYYHEDAKTMYEVFQRGLHITGDGPFLGSRLPSQPYKWLSYKEVFSRAEHLGSGLLSQGCQPNTDQFIGVFAQNRPEWIISELACYSYSMVVVPLYDTLGPDAIRYIINTAEIATVICDKAEKAKVLLENVERGETAGLKTIILMDAFDLQLVEKGQRCGVHIQALKDLEAVGKEKYRKPVPPEPDDLSIVCFTSGTTGNPKGVMLTHGNVVADFAGFLKVTDKVIFPNQDDVLISFLPLAHMFERLIESVVICHGGRIGFFQGDIRLLPDDMQALRPTIFPVVPRLLNRMYDKIFSQANNSVKRWLLNFAAKRKGAEVSRGVIRSDSIWDKIFFHKIQASLGGRLRMIITGAAPASPTVLGFLRAALGCQVYEAYGQTECTAGCTFTTPGDWTSGHVGAPLPCNLIKLVDVAEKNYFAAKGEGEICVKGPNVFKGYLKDPVKTAETLDADGWLHTGDIGKWLPNGTLSIIDRKKHIFKLAQGEYISPEKIENIYIRSEPVSQLYVHGDSLQSCLVGIVVPDQEVLPSWAQKKGFGGCFDELCENQGIKQAILDDMVRLGKNSGLHSFEQVKDIHIHKELFSIQNGLLTPTLKAKRPELKEYFKTEIEQLYSNISM from the exons ATGGAGAAAATGCAGTCACAGGATTCACTGCTGGGTCTTCAGTTGCCAGAACTGGACGAGCTGAGTCACTTCATAAGATCTCTTCCCACTTCTGCGCTGGTCGGCCTGGGTGCCATCACTGCCGTTCTAGCCTACTGGTTCACAACTCGTCCTCGTGCCATTACTCCACCCTGTGACCTCCGTCATCAGTCACAGGAAGTCGAG GAAGATGGAGCTCGCAGGTCCATGATGGGTAGCAGCTCAACGCTGTTGCCTTACTACCATGAAGATGCCAAGACAATGTATGAGGTCTTTCAGCGAGGGCTACACATAACTG GTGATGGACCATTTTTAGGCTCCAGACTCCCCAGTCAGCCCTATAAATGGCTGTCCTACAAAGAG GTCTTCAGCAGGGCGGAGCACCTGGGTTCTGGTTTGTTGTCTCAGGGTTGTCAGCCCAATACTGATCAGTTCATTGGTGTGTTTGCACAAAACAGGCCAGAG TGGATCATATCAGAGCTAGCATGCTACTCGTATTCAATGGTGGTGGTGCCACTTTATGATACTCTAGGACCCGACGCTATACGATACATCATTAATACAG CTGAAATCGCCACAGTGATCTGTGACAAAGCGGAGAAAGCCAAAGTGCTTTTGGAAAATGTTGAGAGAGGAGAAACGGCAGGTCTTAAGACCATAATCCTAATGGATGCTTTTGACCTCCAGCTCGTGGAGAAAGGACAGAGATGTGGAGTTCATATCCAGGCCCTTAAAGATCTTGAG gcTGTGGGTAAAGAAAAATACAGGAAGCCTGTG CCTCCTGAACCGGATGATCTTTCCATCGTGTGCTTTACCAGCGGCACCACAG GAAATCCAAAGGGAGTGATGCTGACCCACGGGAATGTCGTCGCCGACTTTGCTGGCTTTTTGAAAGTGACGGAT AAAGTCATCTTTCCGAACCAAGACGACGTTCTCATTTCCTTCCTGCCTCTGGCTCACATGTTTGAGAGGTTGATAGAG TCAGTAGTCATCTGCCACGGTGGGAGGATCGGCTTTTTCCAGGGGGATATCCGTCTTCTTCCCGATGATATGCAGGCTCTCAGACCCACAATTTTCCCTGTCGTGCCTCGTCTCCTAAACCGCATGTATGACAAG ATCTTCAGTCAGGCAAACAACTCTGTGAAACGCTGGCTGCTGAACTTTGCCGCCAAGAGAAAAGGAGCAGAGGTGAGCCGTGGTGTCATCCGCAGCGACAGTATATGGGACAAGATCTTCTTCCATAAGATCCAG gCCAGTCTGGGTGGCAGGTTACGTATGATCATTACAGGGGCGGCCCCGGCCTCTCCGACGGTTCTGGGCTTTCTGAGAGCTGCTCTTGGCTGTCAG GTCTATGAGGCATACGGTCAGACAGAATGCACAGCTGGATGCACCTTTACCACCCCTGGGGATTGGACATCTG GTCACGTTGGAGCACCACTGCCATGTAATCTCATTAAACTGGTGGACGTGGCCGAGAAGAACTACTTTGCTGCTAAAGGAGAAGGAG AGATTTGTGTGAAAGGTCCAAACGTCTTCAAGGGTTATTTGAAAGACCCCGTGAAGACCGCCGAGACCCTGGACGCAGACGGATGGCTTCATACAGGAGATATTGGAAAGTGGTTACCG AATGGCACATTGAGCATCATTGACAGAAAGAAGCACATCTTTAAATTAGCTCAAGGTGAATACATTTCTCCAGAGAAAATTGAAAACATCTACATCCGAAGTGAACCTGTGTCTCAGCTCTACGTCCATGGTGACAGTCTACAG TCGTGTCTGGTTGGAATCGTCGTACCTGATCAAGAGGTGTTACCCTCATGGGCTCAGAAAAAAGGCTTTGGGGGCTGTTTTGACGAACTGTGTGAAAATCAA GGAATAAAGCAGGCGATCTTAGATGATATGGTGCGTTTGGGAAAAAACAGTGGCCTCCATTCATTTGAGCAG GTTAAAGACATCCACATTCATAAAGAACTGTTCTCCATACAAAACGGATTGCTGACCCCCACTTTAAAGGCCAAGAGACCGGAGCTGAAGGAATATTTCAAGACAGAAATCGAACAACTGTACAGCAACATTTCCATGTAA
- the LOC129423736 gene encoding uncharacterized protein isoform X1, whose amino-acid sequence MNNKKSSAGQCRNVTPMRATSSIDIRTYVPKVSRSVRRGRQRSKCNVFGFIKDRVVKTGRRNLNGQSSSGSRGGHCKTLMTASASKDSSQETTSITMPSGVSSFLLDCLETDSSTLDTDSTLSSIEEFRRADNCDEGITIVGKDGMLNGVKNSTLLDLSHAEDIALHQAPDLSSILELSLDAVKEKRKRSSSLSPVSLSPVRVLSEILASDITSAGCSLEPAEKKTPVEDKREPRFSPVVEKQCFTENKKPIKCRKVMFSDIVRIRNISSHRCNTTGRHHYGVQNDKLVKRTKDVLSEVQTMSLKSSDDSSKPAKFFDFADECEREAFFQRLKQKYSFQFPAKMIISIVSQAS is encoded by the exons atgaataataagaAATCTTCAGCAGGACAGTGTCGCAATGTGACCCCGATGAGAGCTACCTCATCTATCG ATATCAGAACATATGTACCCAAAGTAAGTCGAAGTGTTCGCCGTGGTCGACAGCGGAGTAAATGTAACGTGTTTGGATTCATTAAAGACAG AGTTGTAAAGACAGGAAGAAGAAATCTCAATGGCCAATCATCTTCAGGATCCAGGGGAGGTCATTGTAAG ACCCTGATGACTGCCAGTGCCTCCAAAGATTCCAGTCAGGAGACCACAA GCATAACCATGCCCTCTGGGGTTTCCAGCTTCTTGTTGGATTGTTTGGAAACTGATTCTTCAACTTTAGACACTGACTCCACGCTTTCATCTATTGAGGAGTTTCGCAGAGCTGATAATTGTG ATGAGGGGATCACCATAGTTGGTAAAGATGGAATGTTGAATGGTGTGAAAAACTCAACTCTTCTTGATCTGAGTCATGCAGAAGATATAGCGCTACATCAGGCTCCAGACCTCTCCTCCATTCTCG AACTATCATTAGACGCTGTTAAAGAGAAACGGAAACGTTCATCTTCATTGTCACCCGTTAG cCTCTCCCCTGTACGCGTGCTCTCAGAAATCTTGGCATCTGACATTACATCAG CAGGATGTTCGTTAGAGCCAGCTGAAAAGAAAACACCAGTCGAGGACAAAAGAGAGCCACGTTTCTCTCCTGTTGTGGAAAAGCAG TGTTTTACAGAAAATAAGAAACCAATAAAATGCAGAAAAGTGATGTTCAGTGATATTGTGAGAATAAGGAATATATCAAGCCACAGATGCAATACAACAGGCCGTCATCACTATGGAGTTCAAAATGACAAGCTGGTTAAACGAACCAAAGACGTCTTAAGTGAAGTTCAGACCATGTCACTGAAATCCTCTGACGATTCCTCAAAGCCAGCTAAATTCTTTGACTTTGCAGATGAATGTGAGAGAGAAGCATTTTTTCAGAGACTAAAACAAAAATACTCTTTCCAGTTTCCTGCCAAAATG ATAATCTCTATAGTATCCCAAGCATCTTAG
- the LOC129423736 gene encoding uncharacterized protein isoform X6 codes for MNNKKSSAGQCRNVTPMRATSSIDIRTYVPKVSRSVRRGRQRSKCNVFGFIKDRVVKTGRRNLNGQSSSGSRGGHCKTLMTASASKDSSQETTSITMPSGVSSFLLDCLETDSSTLDTDSTLSSIEEFRRADNCDEGITIVGKDGMLNGVKNSTLLDLSHAEDIALHQAPDLSSILELSLDAVKEKRKRSSSLSPVSLSPVRVLSEILASDITSGCSLEPAEKKTPVEDKREPRFSPVVEKQKIRNQ; via the exons atgaataataagaAATCTTCAGCAGGACAGTGTCGCAATGTGACCCCGATGAGAGCTACCTCATCTATCG ATATCAGAACATATGTACCCAAAGTAAGTCGAAGTGTTCGCCGTGGTCGACAGCGGAGTAAATGTAACGTGTTTGGATTCATTAAAGACAG AGTTGTAAAGACAGGAAGAAGAAATCTCAATGGCCAATCATCTTCAGGATCCAGGGGAGGTCATTGTAAG ACCCTGATGACTGCCAGTGCCTCCAAAGATTCCAGTCAGGAGACCACAA GCATAACCATGCCCTCTGGGGTTTCCAGCTTCTTGTTGGATTGTTTGGAAACTGATTCTTCAACTTTAGACACTGACTCCACGCTTTCATCTATTGAGGAGTTTCGCAGAGCTGATAATTGTG ATGAGGGGATCACCATAGTTGGTAAAGATGGAATGTTGAATGGTGTGAAAAACTCAACTCTTCTTGATCTGAGTCATGCAGAAGATATAGCGCTACATCAGGCTCCAGACCTCTCCTCCATTCTCG AACTATCATTAGACGCTGTTAAAGAGAAACGGAAACGTTCATCTTCATTGTCACCCGTTAG cCTCTCCCCTGTACGCGTGCTCTCAGAAATCTTGGCATCTGACATTACATCAG GATGTTCGTTAGAGCCAGCTGAAAAGAAAACACCAGTCGAGGACAAAAGAGAGCCACGTTTCTCTCCTGTTGTGGAAAAGCAG AAAATAAGAAACCAATAA
- the acsl6 gene encoding long-chain-fatty-acid--CoA ligase 6 isoform X1, with protein MLAFALVAGSVWVVLELSSTLMEKMQSQDSLLGLQLPELDELSHFIRSLPTSALVGLGAITAVLAYWFTTRPRAITPPCDLRHQSQEVEEDGARRSMMGSSSTLLPYYHEDAKTMYEVFQRGLHITGDGPFLGSRLPSQPYKWLSYKEVFSRAEHLGSGLLSQGCQPNTDQFIGVFAQNRPEWIISELACYSYSMVVVPLYDTLGPDAIRYIINTAEIATVICDKAEKAKVLLENVERGETAGLKTIILMDAFDLQLVEKGQRCGVHIQALKDLEAVGKEKYRKPVPPEPDDLSIVCFTSGTTGNPKGVMLTHGNVVADFAGFLKVTDKVIFPNQDDVLISFLPLAHMFERLIESVVICHGGRIGFFQGDIRLLPDDMQALRPTIFPVVPRLLNRMYDKIFSQANNSVKRWLLNFAAKRKGAEVSRGVIRSDSIWDKIFFHKIQASLGGRLRMIITGAAPASPTVLGFLRAALGCQVYEAYGQTECTAGCTFTTPGDWTSGHVGAPLPCNLIKLVDVAEKNYFAAKGEGEICVKGPNVFKGYLKDPVKTAETLDADGWLHTGDIGKWLPNGTLSIIDRKKHIFKLAQGEYISPEKIENIYIRSEPVSQLYVHGDSLQSCLVGIVVPDQEVLPSWAQKKGFGGCFDELCENQGIKQAILDDMVRLGKNSGLHSFEQVKDIHIHKELFSIQNGLLTPTLKAKRPELKEYFKTEIEQLYSNISM; from the exons ATGCTCGCTTTTGCTTTAGTTGCTGGCTCTGTCTGGGTTGTACTAG AGCTCAGTTCCACTCTTATGGAGAAAATGCAGTCACAGGATTCACTGCTGGGTCTTCAGTTGCCAGAACTGGACGAGCTGAGTCACTTCATAAGATCTCTTCCCACTTCTGCGCTGGTCGGCCTGGGTGCCATCACTGCCGTTCTAGCCTACTGGTTCACAACTCGTCCTCGTGCCATTACTCCACCCTGTGACCTCCGTCATCAGTCACAGGAAGTCGAG GAAGATGGAGCTCGCAGGTCCATGATGGGTAGCAGCTCAACGCTGTTGCCTTACTACCATGAAGATGCCAAGACAATGTATGAGGTCTTTCAGCGAGGGCTACACATAACTG GTGATGGACCATTTTTAGGCTCCAGACTCCCCAGTCAGCCCTATAAATGGCTGTCCTACAAAGAG GTCTTCAGCAGGGCGGAGCACCTGGGTTCTGGTTTGTTGTCTCAGGGTTGTCAGCCCAATACTGATCAGTTCATTGGTGTGTTTGCACAAAACAGGCCAGAG TGGATCATATCAGAGCTAGCATGCTACTCGTATTCAATGGTGGTGGTGCCACTTTATGATACTCTAGGACCCGACGCTATACGATACATCATTAATACAG CTGAAATCGCCACAGTGATCTGTGACAAAGCGGAGAAAGCCAAAGTGCTTTTGGAAAATGTTGAGAGAGGAGAAACGGCAGGTCTTAAGACCATAATCCTAATGGATGCTTTTGACCTCCAGCTCGTGGAGAAAGGACAGAGATGTGGAGTTCATATCCAGGCCCTTAAAGATCTTGAG gcTGTGGGTAAAGAAAAATACAGGAAGCCTGTG CCTCCTGAACCGGATGATCTTTCCATCGTGTGCTTTACCAGCGGCACCACAG GAAATCCAAAGGGAGTGATGCTGACCCACGGGAATGTCGTCGCCGACTTTGCTGGCTTTTTGAAAGTGACGGAT AAAGTCATCTTTCCGAACCAAGACGACGTTCTCATTTCCTTCCTGCCTCTGGCTCACATGTTTGAGAGGTTGATAGAG TCAGTAGTCATCTGCCACGGTGGGAGGATCGGCTTTTTCCAGGGGGATATCCGTCTTCTTCCCGATGATATGCAGGCTCTCAGACCCACAATTTTCCCTGTCGTGCCTCGTCTCCTAAACCGCATGTATGACAAG ATCTTCAGTCAGGCAAACAACTCTGTGAAACGCTGGCTGCTGAACTTTGCCGCCAAGAGAAAAGGAGCAGAGGTGAGCCGTGGTGTCATCCGCAGCGACAGTATATGGGACAAGATCTTCTTCCATAAGATCCAG gCCAGTCTGGGTGGCAGGTTACGTATGATCATTACAGGGGCGGCCCCGGCCTCTCCGACGGTTCTGGGCTTTCTGAGAGCTGCTCTTGGCTGTCAG GTCTATGAGGCATACGGTCAGACAGAATGCACAGCTGGATGCACCTTTACCACCCCTGGGGATTGGACATCTG GTCACGTTGGAGCACCACTGCCATGTAATCTCATTAAACTGGTGGACGTGGCCGAGAAGAACTACTTTGCTGCTAAAGGAGAAGGAG AGATTTGTGTGAAAGGTCCAAACGTCTTCAAGGGTTATTTGAAAGACCCCGTGAAGACCGCCGAGACCCTGGACGCAGACGGATGGCTTCATACAGGAGATATTGGAAAGTGGTTACCG AATGGCACATTGAGCATCATTGACAGAAAGAAGCACATCTTTAAATTAGCTCAAGGTGAATACATTTCTCCAGAGAAAATTGAAAACATCTACATCCGAAGTGAACCTGTGTCTCAGCTCTACGTCCATGGTGACAGTCTACAG TCGTGTCTGGTTGGAATCGTCGTACCTGATCAAGAGGTGTTACCCTCATGGGCTCAGAAAAAAGGCTTTGGGGGCTGTTTTGACGAACTGTGTGAAAATCAA GGAATAAAGCAGGCGATCTTAGATGATATGGTGCGTTTGGGAAAAAACAGTGGCCTCCATTCATTTGAGCAG GTTAAAGACATCCACATTCATAAAGAACTGTTCTCCATACAAAACGGATTGCTGACCCCCACTTTAAAGGCCAAGAGACCGGAGCTGAAGGAATATTTCAAGACAGAAATCGAACAACTGTACAGCAACATTTCCATGTAA
- the LOC129423736 gene encoding uncharacterized protein isoform X2: protein MNNKKSSAGQCRNVTPMRATSSIDIRTYVPKVSRSVRRGRQRSKCNVFGFIKDRVVKTGRRNLNGQSSSGSRGGHCKTLMTASASKDSSQETTSITMPSGVSSFLLDCLETDSSTLDTDSTLSSIEEFRRADNCDEGITIVGKDGMLNGVKNSTLLDLSHAEDIALHQAPDLSSILELSLDAVKEKRKRSSSLSPVSLSPVRVLSEILASDITSGCSLEPAEKKTPVEDKREPRFSPVVEKQCFTENKKPIKCRKVMFSDIVRIRNISSHRCNTTGRHHYGVQNDKLVKRTKDVLSEVQTMSLKSSDDSSKPAKFFDFADECEREAFFQRLKQKYSFQFPAKMIISIVSQAS, encoded by the exons atgaataataagaAATCTTCAGCAGGACAGTGTCGCAATGTGACCCCGATGAGAGCTACCTCATCTATCG ATATCAGAACATATGTACCCAAAGTAAGTCGAAGTGTTCGCCGTGGTCGACAGCGGAGTAAATGTAACGTGTTTGGATTCATTAAAGACAG AGTTGTAAAGACAGGAAGAAGAAATCTCAATGGCCAATCATCTTCAGGATCCAGGGGAGGTCATTGTAAG ACCCTGATGACTGCCAGTGCCTCCAAAGATTCCAGTCAGGAGACCACAA GCATAACCATGCCCTCTGGGGTTTCCAGCTTCTTGTTGGATTGTTTGGAAACTGATTCTTCAACTTTAGACACTGACTCCACGCTTTCATCTATTGAGGAGTTTCGCAGAGCTGATAATTGTG ATGAGGGGATCACCATAGTTGGTAAAGATGGAATGTTGAATGGTGTGAAAAACTCAACTCTTCTTGATCTGAGTCATGCAGAAGATATAGCGCTACATCAGGCTCCAGACCTCTCCTCCATTCTCG AACTATCATTAGACGCTGTTAAAGAGAAACGGAAACGTTCATCTTCATTGTCACCCGTTAG cCTCTCCCCTGTACGCGTGCTCTCAGAAATCTTGGCATCTGACATTACATCAG GATGTTCGTTAGAGCCAGCTGAAAAGAAAACACCAGTCGAGGACAAAAGAGAGCCACGTTTCTCTCCTGTTGTGGAAAAGCAG TGTTTTACAGAAAATAAGAAACCAATAAAATGCAGAAAAGTGATGTTCAGTGATATTGTGAGAATAAGGAATATATCAAGCCACAGATGCAATACAACAGGCCGTCATCACTATGGAGTTCAAAATGACAAGCTGGTTAAACGAACCAAAGACGTCTTAAGTGAAGTTCAGACCATGTCACTGAAATCCTCTGACGATTCCTCAAAGCCAGCTAAATTCTTTGACTTTGCAGATGAATGTGAGAGAGAAGCATTTTTTCAGAGACTAAAACAAAAATACTCTTTCCAGTTTCCTGCCAAAATG ATAATCTCTATAGTATCCCAAGCATCTTAG
- the LOC129423736 gene encoding uncharacterized protein isoform X3, giving the protein MNNKKSSAGQCRNVTPMRATSSIDIRTYVPKVSRSVRRGRQRSKCNVFGFIKDRVVKTGRRNLNGQSSSGSRGGHCKTLMTASASKDSSQETTSITMPSGVSSFLLDCLETDSSTLDTDSTLSSIEEFRRADNCDEGITIVGKDGMLNGVKNSTLLDLSHAEDIALHQAPDLSSILELSLDAVKEKRKRSSSLSPVSLSPVRVLSEILASDITSAGCSLEPAEKKTPVEDKREPRFSPVVEKQMNVREKHFFRD; this is encoded by the exons atgaataataagaAATCTTCAGCAGGACAGTGTCGCAATGTGACCCCGATGAGAGCTACCTCATCTATCG ATATCAGAACATATGTACCCAAAGTAAGTCGAAGTGTTCGCCGTGGTCGACAGCGGAGTAAATGTAACGTGTTTGGATTCATTAAAGACAG AGTTGTAAAGACAGGAAGAAGAAATCTCAATGGCCAATCATCTTCAGGATCCAGGGGAGGTCATTGTAAG ACCCTGATGACTGCCAGTGCCTCCAAAGATTCCAGTCAGGAGACCACAA GCATAACCATGCCCTCTGGGGTTTCCAGCTTCTTGTTGGATTGTTTGGAAACTGATTCTTCAACTTTAGACACTGACTCCACGCTTTCATCTATTGAGGAGTTTCGCAGAGCTGATAATTGTG ATGAGGGGATCACCATAGTTGGTAAAGATGGAATGTTGAATGGTGTGAAAAACTCAACTCTTCTTGATCTGAGTCATGCAGAAGATATAGCGCTACATCAGGCTCCAGACCTCTCCTCCATTCTCG AACTATCATTAGACGCTGTTAAAGAGAAACGGAAACGTTCATCTTCATTGTCACCCGTTAG cCTCTCCCCTGTACGCGTGCTCTCAGAAATCTTGGCATCTGACATTACATCAG CAGGATGTTCGTTAGAGCCAGCTGAAAAGAAAACACCAGTCGAGGACAAAAGAGAGCCACGTTTCTCTCCTGTTGTGGAAAAGCAG ATGAATGTGAGAGAGAAGCATTTTTTCAGAGACTAA
- the LOC129423736 gene encoding uncharacterized protein isoform X5, whose protein sequence is MNNKKSSAGQCRNVTPMRATSSIDIRTYVPKVSRSVRRGRQRSKCNVFGFIKDRVVKTGRRNLNGQSSSGSRGGHCKTLMTASASKDSSQETTSITMPSGVSSFLLDCLETDSSTLDTDSTLSSIEEFRRADNCDEGITIVGKDGMLNGVKNSTLLDLSHAEDIALHQAPDLSSILELSLDAVKEKRKRSSSLSPVSLSPVRVLSEILASDITSAGCSLEPAEKKTPVEDKREPRFSPVVEKQKIRNQ, encoded by the exons atgaataataagaAATCTTCAGCAGGACAGTGTCGCAATGTGACCCCGATGAGAGCTACCTCATCTATCG ATATCAGAACATATGTACCCAAAGTAAGTCGAAGTGTTCGCCGTGGTCGACAGCGGAGTAAATGTAACGTGTTTGGATTCATTAAAGACAG AGTTGTAAAGACAGGAAGAAGAAATCTCAATGGCCAATCATCTTCAGGATCCAGGGGAGGTCATTGTAAG ACCCTGATGACTGCCAGTGCCTCCAAAGATTCCAGTCAGGAGACCACAA GCATAACCATGCCCTCTGGGGTTTCCAGCTTCTTGTTGGATTGTTTGGAAACTGATTCTTCAACTTTAGACACTGACTCCACGCTTTCATCTATTGAGGAGTTTCGCAGAGCTGATAATTGTG ATGAGGGGATCACCATAGTTGGTAAAGATGGAATGTTGAATGGTGTGAAAAACTCAACTCTTCTTGATCTGAGTCATGCAGAAGATATAGCGCTACATCAGGCTCCAGACCTCTCCTCCATTCTCG AACTATCATTAGACGCTGTTAAAGAGAAACGGAAACGTTCATCTTCATTGTCACCCGTTAG cCTCTCCCCTGTACGCGTGCTCTCAGAAATCTTGGCATCTGACATTACATCAG CAGGATGTTCGTTAGAGCCAGCTGAAAAGAAAACACCAGTCGAGGACAAAAGAGAGCCACGTTTCTCTCCTGTTGTGGAAAAGCAG AAAATAAGAAACCAATAA
- the LOC129423736 gene encoding uncharacterized protein isoform X4, giving the protein MNNKKSSAGQCRNVTPMRATSSIDIRTYVPKVSRSVRRGRQRSKCNVFGFIKDRVVKTGRRNLNGQSSSGSRGGHCKTLMTASASKDSSQETTSITMPSGVSSFLLDCLETDSSTLDTDSTLSSIEEFRRADNCDEGITIVGKDGMLNGVKNSTLLDLSHAEDIALHQAPDLSSILELSLDAVKEKRKRSSSLSPVSLSPVRVLSEILASDITSGCSLEPAEKKTPVEDKREPRFSPVVEKQMNVREKHFFRD; this is encoded by the exons atgaataataagaAATCTTCAGCAGGACAGTGTCGCAATGTGACCCCGATGAGAGCTACCTCATCTATCG ATATCAGAACATATGTACCCAAAGTAAGTCGAAGTGTTCGCCGTGGTCGACAGCGGAGTAAATGTAACGTGTTTGGATTCATTAAAGACAG AGTTGTAAAGACAGGAAGAAGAAATCTCAATGGCCAATCATCTTCAGGATCCAGGGGAGGTCATTGTAAG ACCCTGATGACTGCCAGTGCCTCCAAAGATTCCAGTCAGGAGACCACAA GCATAACCATGCCCTCTGGGGTTTCCAGCTTCTTGTTGGATTGTTTGGAAACTGATTCTTCAACTTTAGACACTGACTCCACGCTTTCATCTATTGAGGAGTTTCGCAGAGCTGATAATTGTG ATGAGGGGATCACCATAGTTGGTAAAGATGGAATGTTGAATGGTGTGAAAAACTCAACTCTTCTTGATCTGAGTCATGCAGAAGATATAGCGCTACATCAGGCTCCAGACCTCTCCTCCATTCTCG AACTATCATTAGACGCTGTTAAAGAGAAACGGAAACGTTCATCTTCATTGTCACCCGTTAG cCTCTCCCCTGTACGCGTGCTCTCAGAAATCTTGGCATCTGACATTACATCAG GATGTTCGTTAGAGCCAGCTGAAAAGAAAACACCAGTCGAGGACAAAAGAGAGCCACGTTTCTCTCCTGTTGTGGAAAAGCAG ATGAATGTGAGAGAGAAGCATTTTTTCAGAGACTAA